From the Toxotes jaculatrix isolate fToxJac2 chromosome 15, fToxJac2.pri, whole genome shotgun sequence genome, one window contains:
- the tfcp2l1 gene encoding transcription factor CP2-like protein 1, which produces MLFCHSQPESYHQNSASYIREALAPFLKNEEARLMAENEVKRTPFQYVLCAATSPAVKQQEETLTYLNQGQSYEIRMLNRKLVEYTDISSKYVKSIVRVVFHDRRLQYMEHQQLEGWRWNRPGDRILDIDIPLSVGILEPRSHPLHHNTIEFLWDPVKTASVFIQVNCISTEFTPRKHGGEKGVPFRIQVDTFTTNEHGEYMEHVHSSSCQVKVFKPKGADRKLKTDKEKIDKKSLQDREKYQLSHDTTLLKECSPWPDALNLTTHSSCSTPSPVYHSSPTSCTFTDGNCSPNQQGELLVPGCSDHLLPSSSPQNTQQWLHRHRFSPFSRLFSSFSGADLLRMSREDLIQICGPADGIRLFNTMKGRCIQPRLTIYVCQQQARNQPPTKPGGGDVYHALYLEELTLSDLSEKIAMLYSITPQQITRIYRQKPTGIHVLVSDEMVQNFREETSFTISTIRDENTDGYHVVLK; this is translated from the exons ATGCTGTTCTGCCATTCCCAGCCTGAGTCCTACCACCAGAACTCGGCTAGTTATATCAG AGAGGCCTTGGCGCCTTTCTTGAAAAACGAAGAGGCCAGGCTTATGGCTGAGAATGAAGTCAAGAGGACCCCGTTCCAGTACGTTCTGTGTGCAGCCACCTCGCCGGCTGtgaaacagcaggaggagacCCTCACTTATCTCAACCAAG gtCAGTCCTACGAAATCCGTATGCTTAACAGAAAACTAGTGGAGTATACAGATATAAGCAGCAAATATGTAAAG AGCATTGTGCGTGTGGTATTTCATGACCGCCGACTGCAGTACATGGAGCACCAGCAGCTGGAAGGATGGAGGTGGAACAGACCTGGAGACCGAATCCTGGATATAG ATATCCCTCTGTCGGTGGGGATACTGGAGCCCCGTTCACACCCTCTGCACCACAACACCATTGAGTTCCTCTGGGATCCTGTCAAGACTGCTTCAGTTTTCATCCAG GTCAACTGCATCAGCACTGAGTTCACCCCCAGGAAACATGGCGGGGAGAAGGGGGTGCCCTTTCGTATCCAGGTCGACACGTTCACCACCAATGAACACGGGGAGTACATGGAGCACGTCCATTCCTCCAGCTGCCAGGTCAAAGTCTTCAAG CCTAAAGGAGCTGATCGCAAACTGAAGACAGACAAGGAAAAGATTGATAAAAAGAGCCttcaagacagagagaagtatCAACTGTCCCATGACACCACCCTGCTGAAAGAG tgCTCCCCGTGGCCTGATGCCTTAAATCTCACCACCCACAGCAGTTGCAGCACTCCCTCACCAGTTTACCACAGCTCACCAACTTCCTGTACTTTCACAGATGG CAACTGTTCTCCAAACCAGCAAGGGGAGCTGCTCGTGCCCGGCTGCTCAGAT CACCTTCTGCCATCGTCCTCGCCACAGAACACTCAGCAGTGGCTACACCGTCACAGGTTCTCGCCTTTCTCAAGGCTCTTCTCCAGCTTCTCAG gTGCTGATCTGTTGAGGATGAGCAGGGAGGATCTGATCCAGATATGTGGCCCAGCAGACGGCATTCGCCTCTTTAATACCATGAAAGGAAG GTGTATACAGCCCCGTCTTACCATCtatgtgtgtcagcagcaggCAAGAAATCAACCTCCCACCAAGCCAGGGGGTGGAGACG TCTACCATGCTCTGTACCTGGAGGAGCTGACACTGTCGGACCTGTCTGAAAAGATCGCCATGCTGTACAGCATCACTCCACAGCAGATTACACGCATCTACAGACAAAAACCCACCGGGATCCACGTCTTAGTCTCTGACGAG ATGGTGCAGAACTTCAGGGAGGAAACAAGCTTCACCATCAGCACTATAAGGG atgaaaacacagatgGCTACCACGTCGTGTTGAAATGA